The Prevotella sp. E9-3 genome has a window encoding:
- the xseB gene encoding exodeoxyribonuclease VII small subunit: protein MKYEEALQQLETIVRKMEQGEFDVDELTEQLKTAQQLIKLCRDKLTKTDAEIKKILDKCE from the coding sequence ATGAAATACGAAGAAGCACTTCAACAATTAGAAACCATCGTTCGCAAGATGGAACAAGGCGAGTTTGACGTGGACGAACTCACCGAGCAACTTAAAACGGCACAACAGCTCATCAAGCTTTGCCGCGACAAGTTAACAAAAACTGACGCAGAAATCAAGAAGATTTTAGACAAATGCGAATAA
- a CDS encoding MATE family efflux transporter gives MHDSKQAALELGTKPVGILLLQYALPAMVAMVASSLYNIIDRSVIGQVVGPEAIAGLGITFPFMNLSAAFGAAIGVGSSTCISVKLGQRDYKTAQHLLGNTVTLNLIIGLAFMVVCLVFLDPILHFFGASEVTLPYAREFMQVILAGNVITHMYFGMNAVLRAAGKPRHAMYATLFTVGCNVILVCTFVWWFRWGIRGAALATVLSQTLALCWQMFILSNKNELLHLRKGIYKLKADLVRNIISIGVSPFLMNATSCVIVIFMNNQFVHYGGDMAVGAYSIANSVVMMFFMFVIGVTQGMQPIVGYNYGAKKFDRMLRCLWIAIAVATSILLVGWALSVFCSWQIARIFTTDQTLIALAARGIKLDMLVFFVVGSQAVITNFFQCIGKVRISIFLSLSRQLFMLLPMAYSFPLIWGLDGVWYAMPSSDFAAFVITIPVLMWHLNKFKVYGQKDNH, from the coding sequence ATGCATGATAGTAAACAAGCAGCACTGGAACTAGGTACAAAGCCTGTGGGGATTCTGCTTTTGCAATATGCCCTGCCGGCTATGGTGGCCATGGTGGCTTCCAGTCTATATAATATTATTGACCGTTCTGTAATTGGTCAGGTGGTAGGGCCTGAAGCAATCGCAGGTCTTGGCATCACTTTTCCTTTCATGAACTTGAGCGCAGCCTTTGGCGCTGCTATAGGAGTAGGATCTTCTACTTGTATTAGCGTGAAATTGGGGCAGCGCGATTACAAAACGGCTCAGCACCTATTAGGAAATACAGTTACATTGAACTTGATTATCGGACTGGCATTTATGGTGGTGTGCCTGGTGTTCCTTGATCCGATTCTTCATTTTTTTGGAGCTTCTGAGGTGACCTTGCCCTATGCCCGTGAATTTATGCAGGTGATTCTGGCTGGTAATGTGATTACCCATATGTATTTCGGAATGAATGCTGTGTTGCGAGCTGCTGGCAAACCTCGTCATGCTATGTATGCCACGCTGTTTACCGTTGGGTGCAACGTCATTCTGGTATGCACTTTCGTGTGGTGGTTCAGATGGGGGATTCGTGGTGCAGCATTAGCAACTGTACTTTCGCAGACATTGGCTTTGTGCTGGCAGATGTTTATTCTGAGCAATAAGAATGAACTGCTTCATCTGCGTAAGGGTATCTATAAATTGAAAGCCGATTTAGTACGTAATATTATCTCTATTGGTGTTTCTCCTTTTTTGATGAATGCCACATCGTGTGTGATTGTTATCTTTATGAACAATCAGTTCGTTCATTACGGAGGTGATATGGCGGTTGGCGCTTATTCCATAGCTAATTCGGTGGTCATGATGTTCTTTATGTTCGTGATTGGTGTGACCCAAGGCATGCAGCCTATCGTAGGTTATAACTATGGAGCCAAAAAGTTCGACCGTATGTTGCGCTGTCTGTGGATAGCTATTGCCGTTGCTACGAGTATTCTTCTTGTAGGATGGGCACTCTCTGTATTCTGCTCTTGGCAGATAGCTCGCATCTTTACCACCGATCAGACTCTCATAGCCTTGGCCGCACGTGGCATCAAACTTGATATGTTGGTGTTCTTTGTTGTAGGCTCTCAGGCGGTAATCACTAATTTCTTTCAATGTATCGGAAAAGTACGCATCAGTATATTTCTGTCGCTTTCGCGTCAGTTGTTTATGCTACTGCCGATGGCCTATTCCTTCCCATTAATATGGGGCCTTGACGGAGTGTGGTACGCCATGCCTTCAAGCGATTTCGCAGCATTTGTCATCACCATACCTGTTTTGATGTGGCATCTGAATAAATTTAAAGTCTATGGACAGAAAGATAATCATTAA
- a CDS encoding S8 family serine peptidase, which yields MRQSILCLLVILFTVASVEAKVKYPGSKTYAYRYYLNNKQGGKYTLDKPSRFLSIKSLERRKRQGLQIDSTDLPIPESIISRFRVKGAHVLGTSRWNNTILVSSTDSTLLKLLAQLPCVKEARMVFQSPDSLDEPYSAIRPRFHDQFNRWDTLRGDPMGMSRTQIEMLGGDRLHDLNLRGKDITIAILDGGFQNADRLQCFANTRIVGEHDFVNPATEGRLYGGIDHGTKVLSVLAAEAPEVMIGTAPDANYWLLRCEDCCTEMPIEEDYWTMAAEFADSVGVDIINSSLGYNEYDNRMGSYHIKDLDGQTAMISHSASLLAQKGIILCNSAGNSGMGSWKKITVPADAFDIITVGAINQEGMNAPFSSIGPTQDGRVKPDVVALGSGTTLISGRGTLIHDMGTSFSTPIVCGLVACLWQSLREKTALEIIKLVRESSSQYETPDNIFGYGLPDFWKAYTTGKGDGKRKK from the coding sequence ATGCGACAATCTATTCTTTGTTTGCTGGTTATCCTTTTCACTGTTGCATCCGTTGAAGCAAAAGTGAAATATCCAGGTTCCAAGACATATGCCTACCGATATTACCTCAACAACAAACAAGGCGGGAAATACACTCTTGACAAGCCAAGTCGTTTTCTCTCTATCAAGAGTCTGGAAAGAAGAAAACGACAAGGTCTCCAGATAGATTCTACCGATCTTCCCATTCCTGAGAGCATCATTTCCAGATTCCGTGTTAAAGGTGCTCATGTGTTAGGTACAAGCCGATGGAATAACACCATTCTTGTTAGTTCCACTGACTCTACTCTATTGAAACTTTTGGCTCAGTTACCTTGTGTCAAAGAAGCACGCATGGTATTTCAGTCACCCGACAGTTTGGACGAGCCCTATTCGGCTATTCGTCCTCGATTTCACGATCAGTTCAACCGTTGGGACACTCTTCGTGGCGATCCTATGGGCATGTCACGAACACAAATTGAAATGCTGGGAGGTGATCGTTTACACGACCTGAATCTCCGTGGAAAAGATATTACTATCGCTATTCTTGACGGTGGTTTCCAAAATGCAGACCGTCTCCAATGTTTTGCCAACACCCGGATTGTCGGCGAACACGATTTTGTAAATCCTGCTACCGAAGGACGTCTTTACGGAGGTATCGATCATGGCACGAAAGTATTGTCTGTTCTTGCAGCCGAAGCCCCTGAAGTAATGATTGGAACCGCCCCCGATGCCAACTACTGGCTTTTACGCTGCGAAGACTGTTGCACAGAGATGCCTATCGAAGAAGACTATTGGACGATGGCGGCTGAGTTTGCCGATTCCGTAGGTGTAGACATCATCAATTCGTCACTCGGTTATAATGAATACGACAATCGCATGGGCAGTTATCACATAAAAGACCTTGACGGACAAACTGCCATGATTTCACACTCTGCCTCCTTGCTAGCCCAGAAAGGCATCATTCTTTGCAACTCTGCCGGTAATTCCGGTATGGGCTCATGGAAAAAGATTACCGTTCCTGCCGATGCTTTTGACATCATCACCGTCGGAGCCATCAACCAAGAAGGCATGAACGCCCCATTCTCAAGTATTGGTCCTACCCAAGACGGTCGTGTAAAGCCTGATGTTGTGGCCTTAGGCAGTGGTACCACCCTTATTTCAGGAAGAGGAACATTGATTCACGATATGGGAACTTCTTTCTCCACCCCTATCGTATGTGGCCTGGTTGCCTGCTTGTGGCAAAGTCTTCGCGAAAAGACCGCACTGGAAATTATCAAGTTGGTGAGAGAGAGCAGTTCTCAATATGAAACGCCCGACAACATCTTCGGTTATGGTCTTCCCGACTTTTGGAAAGCCTACACAACTGGAAAAGGAGATGGTAAGAGGAAAAAGTAA
- a CDS encoding AAA family ATPase produces MDRKIIINIGRQLGAGGLEIGRMLAQEFHAKYYDRELLNLAAEESGFSAEFFKRNDERKGFLRSFLSLPYGNGVGSTNFYQNNFSQESLFKFQSDAIRKAADEGSCVFLGRCADYVLRDYPNVVNVFITASLDTRIHVVAETKGISADEAKKIIEQKEKNRAEYYNYYTGKQWGYAASYDLCIDASLLGFEATERIIADFVRKKLQLTD; encoded by the coding sequence ATGGACAGAAAGATAATCATTAACATTGGTCGACAGCTTGGTGCTGGGGGACTGGAAATTGGCCGAATGCTGGCTCAAGAGTTCCATGCAAAGTATTACGACCGTGAACTACTAAACCTGGCTGCTGAAGAGAGCGGCTTCTCAGCTGAATTCTTTAAGCGCAATGATGAACGAAAGGGATTCCTCCGTTCTTTCCTCAGTCTTCCTTATGGCAATGGAGTGGGCTCTACCAATTTCTATCAGAACAACTTCTCCCAGGAAAGCCTGTTTAAGTTTCAGAGCGATGCTATAAGAAAGGCTGCTGATGAAGGTTCTTGTGTGTTTTTGGGGCGTTGTGCCGACTATGTGTTGCGTGATTATCCAAACGTTGTTAATGTGTTTATCACTGCATCCCTAGATACACGTATTCATGTTGTGGCCGAGACAAAGGGGATCTCTGCTGATGAGGCTAAAAAGATAATAGAGCAAAAAGAAAAGAATCGTGCCGAATATTATAACTATTATACGGGAAAGCAATGGGGATATGCCGCTAGTTACGATCTCTGTATCGATGCTTCACTCTTAGGCTTTGAGGCAACCGAACGAATCATTGCTGATTTCGTAAGAAAGAAACTTCAATTAACGGATTAA
- a CDS encoding branched-chain amino acid aminotransferase — translation MKNLDWANLSFGYMKTDYNVRCYYRDGKWGEIEVCSDEYLKLHMAATCLHYGQEAFEGLKAYRCKDGKVRVFRVKDNAERLQSTCRGILMPEVPTELFEEMVKKVVRLNQEWIPTYESGATLYIRPLLIGTSAQVGVHPSKDYCFLIFVTPVGPYFKGGFSSNPYVIVRDYDRSAPLGTGKYKVGGNYAASLFANNLAHEKGYACEFYLDAKEKKYIDECGAANFFGIKDNTYITPKSTSILPSITNKSLMQVAEDLGLKVERRPIPEEELETFEEAGACGTAAVISPISYIDDLETGKRYDFGAQPGPISKKLFDTLRGIQYGEIEDKHGWTTVVIE, via the coding sequence ATGAAGAACTTAGATTGGGCAAATCTGTCTTTCGGTTACATGAAGACAGATTACAATGTGCGGTGTTATTACCGCGATGGTAAGTGGGGCGAGATTGAAGTCTGCTCCGACGAGTATCTGAAACTTCACATGGCAGCCACCTGTCTGCACTACGGTCAGGAAGCTTTCGAAGGTTTGAAAGCTTACCGTTGTAAGGATGGTAAAGTGCGTGTCTTCCGTGTAAAAGACAATGCTGAGCGTTTACAGAGCACTTGCCGTGGCATCCTGATGCCTGAAGTTCCCACCGAGTTGTTTGAAGAGATGGTAAAGAAAGTGGTTCGTTTAAACCAGGAGTGGATTCCCACCTATGAGAGCGGAGCCACACTCTATATCCGTCCGTTGCTCATCGGCACCAGTGCACAAGTAGGTGTTCATCCCTCAAAAGACTATTGTTTCCTTATATTTGTAACTCCCGTAGGTCCATACTTTAAGGGAGGTTTCTCTTCAAACCCTTATGTCATTGTTCGCGACTATGACCGTTCGGCTCCTCTCGGCACAGGTAAGTACAAGGTAGGTGGCAACTACGCCGCTTCTCTCTTTGCCAACAACCTGGCTCACGAGAAAGGCTATGCCTGCGAATTCTATCTTGACGCAAAAGAAAAGAAATACATTGACGAATGTGGTGCCGCCAATTTCTTTGGTATCAAAGACAATACCTATATCACACCGAAGTCAACCTCTATCCTCCCCTCTATCACCAACAAGAGTCTGATGCAGGTAGCTGAAGACTTAGGATTGAAAGTAGAGCGTCGCCCCATCCCCGAGGAAGAATTGGAGACCTTCGAGGAAGCAGGTGCCTGCGGAACAGCTGCTGTTATTTCACCTATTTCTTATATTGACGACCTTGAAACTGGCAAGCGTTACGATTTCGGAGCTCAGCCTGGTCCAATCTCAAAGAAGTTGTTCGACACCCTGCGTGGTATTCAGTACGGCGAAATTGAAGACAAGCACGGATGGACAACCGTAGTGATTGAATAA
- a CDS encoding FdtA/QdtA family cupin domain-containing protein produces MKTTLIDLPRITDPRGNLTVAEELDTVPFDIKRAYWVYDVPGGESRGGHAHKRLKQLVIALSGSFHVMLDNGFEKQTVLLNHPWQGLLIDINTWRTLDDFSSGAVCLVLASEHYDEDDYIYDYDEFLKYVGCTK; encoded by the coding sequence ATGAAGACAACTCTTATCGACCTTCCAAGAATAACCGATCCTCGTGGAAACTTGACAGTGGCCGAGGAATTGGATACTGTTCCTTTTGATATCAAACGAGCATATTGGGTATATGATGTACCTGGTGGCGAGAGCCGAGGCGGTCATGCCCATAAACGACTTAAACAGTTGGTCATAGCGCTTAGCGGCTCGTTTCATGTCATGCTCGACAATGGATTCGAAAAACAGACTGTACTACTGAACCATCCTTGGCAGGGATTACTCATCGACATAAACACCTGGCGAACGCTTGACGATTTCTCGTCGGGTGCCGTCTGTTTGGTGTTGGCTTCCGAGCATTATGATGAGGATGACTATATTTATGATTACGACGAGTTTCTGAAATACGTGGGATGTACGAAATAG
- a CDS encoding metallophosphoesterase, which yields MKRIGIISDTHSYWDPKYLHYFEPCDEIWHAGDIGSVEVAERLAEFRPFRAVCGNCDGGDLRLMYRELNRFKCEDVDVLIKHIGGYPGNYDPSVRGLLYSSPPQLFVAGHSHILKVKYDKTLNLLHINPGAAGMQGWHKERTLIRLTIEGNKFTDCEVITLGD from the coding sequence ATGAAAAGGATTGGCATCATTAGTGATACTCATTCGTACTGGGATCCGAAATATTTGCATTACTTCGAACCCTGTGATGAGATATGGCATGCAGGAGATATCGGCTCGGTTGAAGTGGCTGAACGATTGGCAGAATTCCGGCCTTTCAGGGCTGTGTGCGGTAATTGTGATGGTGGCGATCTGCGCCTTATGTATCGTGAGCTGAACCGTTTTAAGTGTGAGGATGTCGATGTGCTTATCAAGCATATAGGCGGATATCCAGGCAATTACGATCCTTCTGTAAGGGGATTGCTCTACTCTTCGCCTCCTCAATTGTTTGTTGCAGGTCATTCCCATATTCTCAAAGTGAAATACGATAAGACATTGAACTTGCTTCACATTAATCCCGGAGCTGCTGGCATGCAGGGATGGCATAAAGAGCGAACATTAATAAGATTGACTATTGAAGGCAATAAATTCACTGATTGTGAAGTTATTACTTTAGGAGATTGA
- the xseA gene encoding exodeoxyribonuclease VII large subunit codes for METLSLYELNSLVREVLEAELTHEYWVEAELSEVRESKGHCYMELVQKDEFSNTPIAKASAKCWRSTWSMIQPHFERVTGQHLHAGMKARLKVYAQFHEAFGFSWIVTDIDPNFTLGDLARRRQEIIAKLKQEGIFDLQKELFLPLFCQRIAVISSASAAGFGDFCKQLSESGFCFEPVLFPAIMQGEQVEQSIIEALEHIYQECEGSGVIGYDAVVIIRGGGGTADLSGFDTLALAEHVAQFPIPIITGIGHDRDESVLDMVSHLRVKTPTAAAAFLIERLQQVMNRIDHAEQHIALSAQNRISNLKLQFSNLAQRIPPLFSLVKTRHEASLQQLSTRLSNILFNRLEKESVKIQSYDTQLSNAVSQQLLKEQHRLEMLEQRTKALDPQLLLKRGYSITLHNGKTVRNPIELQKGDEIETRLEKGIIKSVVK; via the coding sequence ATGGAAACGCTTTCATTATACGAACTGAACTCATTAGTACGCGAGGTACTGGAGGCAGAACTGACTCACGAATACTGGGTTGAAGCCGAGCTATCAGAGGTTCGCGAGTCAAAAGGACATTGCTATATGGAGTTGGTACAGAAAGACGAGTTTTCCAACACCCCTATAGCCAAAGCATCTGCCAAATGCTGGCGTTCAACATGGAGCATGATTCAACCCCACTTTGAGCGCGTCACCGGCCAGCACCTTCATGCAGGTATGAAAGCGCGACTGAAAGTGTACGCCCAGTTTCATGAGGCTTTTGGCTTTTCCTGGATTGTTACCGATATAGATCCCAACTTCACTTTAGGCGATTTAGCCCGACGCCGTCAGGAGATTATTGCAAAATTGAAGCAAGAAGGCATCTTCGACCTGCAAAAAGAACTTTTCCTCCCCTTATTCTGTCAACGCATTGCAGTTATCTCGAGTGCTTCCGCAGCTGGCTTTGGTGATTTTTGCAAGCAGCTTTCGGAAAGCGGTTTCTGCTTTGAGCCCGTTTTGTTCCCTGCCATCATGCAGGGTGAACAGGTTGAGCAAAGTATTATCGAAGCACTTGAGCATATATATCAAGAGTGCGAAGGCTCTGGAGTAATAGGATATGATGCTGTTGTCATCATCCGTGGTGGAGGTGGAACGGCCGACTTAAGCGGCTTTGACACGTTGGCCTTAGCAGAGCATGTCGCCCAATTTCCCATACCCATTATCACAGGCATTGGTCACGACCGCGACGAATCGGTGCTCGACATGGTATCCCATCTGCGGGTAAAAACGCCCACTGCTGCTGCTGCTTTTCTCATTGAGCGCCTTCAACAGGTCATGAACCGAATAGACCATGCCGAGCAACACATCGCACTGTCTGCCCAAAACAGAATTTCAAATCTGAAACTTCAGTTCTCAAATCTTGCTCAACGTATTCCGCCCCTTTTCTCTTTAGTAAAGACACGCCATGAAGCAAGTTTACAGCAGCTGTCCACCCGACTATCAAACATCCTTTTCAACCGTTTGGAAAAGGAATCTGTCAAAATACAGTCTTACGATACCCAACTATCAAACGCCGTCAGTCAGCAATTGCTAAAAGAACAACATCGACTAGAGATGCTTGAACAACGCACAAAAGCACTCGATCCACAATTACTACTGAAACGCGGCTATAGTATCACCTTGCACAATGGAAAAACAGTCCGCAATCCAATAGAATTGCAGAAAGGTGACGAGATAGAGACAAGACTAGAAAAAGGAATCATCAAATCCGTTGTAAAATGA
- the rfbB gene encoding dTDP-glucose 4,6-dehydratase, which yields MKNIVITGGAGFIGSHVVRLFVNKYPDYHIINLDKLTYAGNLANLKDVENKPNYEFVKMDICDFDAFYKLMQEKKVDGIIHLAAESHVDRSIKDPFTFAKTNVMGTLSLLQAAKLYWESLPEKYEGKRFYHISTDEVYGALELTHPEGIEPPFTTTASSAEHHLAYGDKFFLETTKYNPHSPYSASKASSDHFVRAFHDTYGMPVVVTNCSNNYGPYQFPEKLIPLFINNIRHRKPLPVYGKGENVRDWLFVEDHARAIDLIFHKGKIADTYNIGGFNEWKNIDIIKVVINTVDRLLGRKEGEDMDLITYVTDRAGHDLRYAIDSSKLQRELGWEPSLQFEEGIEKTVRWYLDNQEWLDNVTSGDYQKYYDNMYQNR from the coding sequence ATGAAGAACATTGTAATTACTGGTGGTGCTGGCTTTATAGGAAGCCATGTGGTACGTCTGTTTGTAAACAAGTATCCAGACTATCATATTATTAACCTTGACAAACTAACCTACGCAGGAAATCTGGCTAACCTCAAAGATGTTGAAAATAAGCCAAATTATGAGTTTGTTAAGATGGATATATGCGACTTTGATGCTTTCTATAAACTTATGCAGGAGAAAAAGGTTGACGGTATTATTCATCTTGCAGCAGAGAGCCATGTTGACCGTTCTATAAAGGATCCTTTTACCTTTGCCAAGACAAATGTTATGGGCACATTGTCTCTCCTTCAGGCAGCAAAGCTCTATTGGGAGTCTTTGCCTGAGAAATATGAGGGAAAGCGTTTCTATCATATATCTACCGATGAGGTGTATGGCGCTCTTGAGCTCACACATCCCGAGGGAATTGAACCTCCTTTCACTACTACGGCTTCTTCGGCAGAACATCATCTGGCCTATGGCGATAAGTTCTTCCTGGAAACAACAAAGTATAATCCTCATTCTCCCTATAGCGCCTCAAAGGCTTCAAGCGACCATTTTGTACGTGCTTTCCACGATACTTATGGCATGCCTGTTGTGGTGACTAACTGCTCGAATAACTACGGACCTTATCAGTTCCCCGAAAAACTGATACCTCTTTTTATTAATAATATACGCCATCGCAAACCATTGCCTGTCTATGGTAAGGGTGAGAATGTGCGTGACTGGTTGTTTGTTGAGGATCATGCCCGTGCTATTGATTTGATATTCCATAAAGGAAAGATTGCAGATACATATAATATTGGTGGTTTCAATGAATGGAAGAATATTGATATCATCAAGGTTGTTATCAATACCGTTGACCGTCTCCTTGGACGTAAGGAAGGTGAGGATATGGATCTCATTACTTATGTTACCGATCGTGCTGGTCACGACCTGCGATATGCTATTGATTCGTCGAAGTTGCAGCGTGAGCTTGGTTGGGAGCCGTCTCTCCAGTTTGAAGAAGGCATAGAAAAGACTGTGCGCTGGTATCTCGACAATCAGGAATGGCTTGACAATGTCACCTCCGGCGACTATCAGAAGTATTACGACAATATGTATCAGAATCGATAG
- a CDS encoding GNAT family N-acetyltransferase: MYEIVRYSAAKADEWNQFVAQSKNGTFLFDRRFMDYHSDRFRDHSLMVYRDSRLYALLPANEKNDVLVSHGGLTYGGLIMSRQCSAKGVLDVFTTMNSYLQQHRFHRVVYKAIPWIYHQLPAEEDLFALTSVCSARLKIRDISSVIVANHRMKFTESRRSGLRKAQHTGLTIAESDDIDAFWKILNDNLTARYDVHPVHSADELCLLHSRFPDRIRLWMAYRGQTPVGGTLLFLTPQVLHTQYISATPEGKTIGAIDLLFDHIINKAYADYPYIDFGKSTASDSAELNEQLIFQKEGFGARAVCYDTYEWTL; this comes from the coding sequence ATGTACGAAATAGTGAGATACTCTGCTGCGAAAGCTGACGAATGGAATCAGTTCGTGGCTCAGTCGAAGAACGGCACGTTCCTTTTCGACCGCCGTTTTATGGACTATCATTCTGACCGTTTTCGTGACCACTCTCTGATGGTCTATCGTGACTCTCGACTTTATGCCTTGTTACCTGCCAATGAGAAGAATGACGTACTAGTTTCTCATGGAGGACTGACATATGGCGGATTGATAATGAGTCGTCAGTGCTCGGCCAAAGGCGTGCTCGATGTCTTCACAACGATGAACAGCTATCTGCAACAACATAGGTTCCATCGCGTTGTTTATAAGGCTATCCCTTGGATATATCATCAGTTGCCTGCTGAGGAAGACCTTTTTGCTTTGACTTCTGTTTGCAGCGCTCGCTTGAAAATTCGTGATATTTCCTCGGTAATTGTAGCTAATCATCGTATGAAGTTCACAGAATCGCGCCGTTCTGGATTGCGTAAAGCCCAGCATACAGGGCTGACTATTGCAGAGTCTGATGACATAGATGCTTTCTGGAAGATTCTGAACGATAATCTTACAGCGAGGTACGATGTACATCCTGTTCATAGTGCAGATGAATTGTGTCTGTTGCATTCCCGCTTTCCTGATCGTATCCGTCTCTGGATGGCATACCGCGGTCAGACACCCGTGGGTGGAACGCTCCTGTTCCTGACGCCGCAAGTGCTGCATACCCAGTATATTTCGGCTACTCCTGAGGGCAAGACAATTGGTGCCATTGATTTGCTATTTGACCACATTATTAATAAGGCGTACGCAGACTATCCCTACATCGATTTCGGTAAATCGACTGCCAGCGACAGTGCGGAACTGAATGAACAACTCATATTCCAAAAAGAGGGCTTCGGCGCTCGTGCAGTTTGCTATGATACTTACGAATGGACTCTATGA
- the purT gene encoding formate-dependent phosphoribosylglycinamide formyltransferase produces the protein MKKILLLGSGELGKEFVIAAKRAGQYVIACDRYDDAPAMQVADEREVFSMLDGDALEAVVRKHQPDIIVPEIEAIRTERLFKFEEEGIQVVPSARAVNYTMNRRAIRDLASKELGLRTAKYFYAKTFDEFKKAADEIGFPCVVKPLMSSSGHGQSYVHNDDELEQAFREAMEGSRGDVKEVIIEEFIDFDSEFTLLTVTQQNGWPTLFCPPIGHVQKGGDYRESWQPYKISDEALKQAEYMAEQVTKSLTGAGIWGVEFFLTKQGEVIFSELSPRPHDTGMVTLGHTTNLSEFELHFRAVMGLPIADIRLEHAGASAVILSPKEAPFGTVSQNLQYNFLDALKEPCTRIRIFGKPEAYFGRRMGVTLCYGDVNDDITVLRDKAKRLAATVLGTDPYMNK, from the coding sequence ATGAAAAAGATATTGTTATTAGGCTCAGGCGAACTGGGCAAAGAGTTTGTGATTGCTGCCAAGCGTGCAGGTCAGTATGTTATTGCATGTGACCGCTATGACGATGCTCCTGCTATGCAGGTGGCCGACGAGCGCGAGGTCTTTTCTATGCTCGACGGCGACGCCCTTGAGGCCGTAGTACGTAAGCACCAGCCCGACATCATCGTGCCGGAGATTGAGGCCATCCGCACCGAGCGGTTGTTTAAGTTCGAGGAAGAGGGTATTCAGGTGGTGCCCAGTGCCCGTGCTGTGAACTACACCATGAATCGTCGCGCCATTCGAGACCTCGCTTCTAAAGAACTCGGTCTTCGTACAGCAAAGTATTTCTATGCTAAGACTTTTGATGAGTTCAAGAAAGCTGCCGATGAGATAGGCTTCCCATGTGTGGTAAAGCCTCTTATGTCATCTTCTGGTCATGGTCAGAGCTATGTTCACAATGATGATGAACTTGAGCAGGCATTCCGTGAGGCTATGGAAGGCTCGCGTGGTGATGTGAAAGAAGTAATCATTGAAGAGTTCATCGACTTCGATTCAGAATTCACCTTGCTCACAGTTACTCAGCAGAATGGTTGGCCCACGCTGTTCTGTCCCCCAATAGGACATGTACAGAAAGGTGGCGACTATCGTGAGTCTTGGCAACCCTATAAGATATCTGATGAGGCTTTGAAACAGGCAGAGTACATGGCAGAGCAAGTGACAAAGTCTCTAACTGGTGCTGGTATTTGGGGAGTAGAGTTCTTCCTCACCAAACAAGGCGAGGTGATTTTTAGTGAGTTGTCTCCTCGTCCCCATGACACAGGTATGGTGACACTCGGACATACTACAAACCTTTCAGAGTTTGAACTTCATTTCCGCGCTGTCATGGGACTTCCTATTGCCGATATCCGTCTTGAGCATGCTGGCGCTTCTGCCGTAATTCTTTCTCCAAAAGAAGCTCCATTCGGAACTGTTTCACAGAACCTGCAGTACAATTTCCTTGATGCCCTGAAAGAACCATGTACTCGTATTCGCATCTTTGGAAAGCCTGAAGCATATTTCGGTCGTCGCATGGGTGTAACTCTTTGCTATGGCGATGTTAACGATGATATTACGGTCCTCCGTGACAAAGCAAAGCGATTGGCAGCAACTGTGCTTGGTACCGATCCTTATATGAATAAATGA
- a CDS encoding histidinol dehydrogenase produces the protein MDELSKTLHSYLVKMAYEGAPHEQEHKMEHLLALLFPEDEQALISYYGIFGEPRLSLDEIAEKRKETPEQTMEAIDKCIRKLAVTPEWQMINEKL, from the coding sequence ATGGATGAGCTAAGTAAAACTCTTCATTCCTATTTGGTGAAAATGGCTTATGAGGGAGCCCCTCATGAGCAAGAACATAAGATGGAGCACCTGCTTGCCCTTCTTTTCCCGGAGGACGAGCAGGCGCTCATCAGCTATTATGGTATCTTTGGTGAGCCACGTCTTTCACTAGATGAAATTGCCGAAAAGCGAAAGGAAACGCCTGAACAGACCATGGAGGCTATAGACAAATGTATAAGAAAACTTGCTGTCACTCCAGAGTGGCAAATGATTAACGAAAAGCTATGA